In the Solibacillus sp. FSL K6-1523 genome, one interval contains:
- a CDS encoding endonuclease MutS2, with amino-acid sequence MNENTFEKLQYNELKEIVKSYCVSGLGKQLFDKLTPSTNLNVVQHRLMETSEGRKILDAEGNIPFIGITNIEHIVNKLDKGIILDPSELLSISDFLRGCRKIKSFMEGQEFFAPTLASYANSMTEFMAIEEEINFSIKNNQVDSAASNELKRVRHHIQTAEQNIKERLNKFLTNSANKNYIQEFIISFKNDHYSIPIKSSYKNQVQGTIIEVSSSGSTVFMEPSVVGKLSGELATLKSEEAVLEYQILATLTGLVAENLHAININMELISQYDLIFAKAKYSRHVNGVEPKLNDHGKVNLINCKHPLLSGHVVPLQFQIGSDYRSLIITGPNAGGKTIVLKTIGLVTLAAMSGFHIAASKDTEIAVFDRIFVDIGDNQSLENALSTFSSHMKNLSEILRAVNNNTLLLFDEIGSGTEPNEGAALAISLLEEFYSKGCITVASTHYGEIKRYSEMHSDFMNAAMQFNNETLEPLFKLLIGQSGNSNALWISRKMNVPENVLKRAEEYMENKEYRLERLNESKIRKPKIIVEKVANSIDYQKGDRVKLLDHDDFGIVFKEKDKYHNVSVFYQNELIEVNEKRLALEFKAEELYPEGYDLDTLFVDFKTRKLNHDIERGSKKALRKINKEIRNNKLK; translated from the coding sequence ATGAATGAAAATACTTTTGAAAAATTACAATACAATGAATTAAAAGAAATTGTAAAATCTTACTGCGTTAGCGGGCTAGGCAAACAATTATTTGATAAGTTAACGCCAAGCACTAATTTAAACGTCGTCCAACACCGATTAATGGAAACATCTGAAGGACGTAAAATTCTCGATGCAGAAGGAAACATCCCATTCATAGGTATTACGAATATCGAACATATTGTGAATAAATTAGACAAGGGCATCATTTTAGACCCATCAGAGTTATTAAGCATTTCTGATTTTTTAAGAGGTTGCCGAAAAATAAAAAGTTTTATGGAGGGTCAAGAATTTTTTGCACCGACTTTAGCGTCCTATGCAAATTCCATGACAGAATTCATGGCGATTGAAGAGGAAATTAACTTTTCGATTAAAAATAATCAGGTGGATTCAGCAGCAAGCAATGAACTGAAACGTGTGCGTCACCATATTCAAACAGCTGAACAAAATATAAAAGAACGATTAAATAAATTTTTAACAAATAGCGCAAATAAAAATTACATTCAAGAATTTATTATTAGTTTTAAAAATGATCACTACTCAATCCCAATAAAATCTTCCTATAAAAATCAAGTGCAAGGGACGATTATTGAAGTTTCGTCTAGTGGTTCGACAGTCTTTATGGAACCGAGTGTAGTAGGGAAATTAAGTGGTGAATTAGCAACATTAAAATCCGAAGAAGCTGTGTTAGAATATCAAATACTCGCGACATTGACAGGGCTAGTGGCGGAAAATCTACACGCAATCAATATTAATATGGAACTTATATCACAGTATGATCTAATTTTTGCGAAAGCTAAATATAGTAGACATGTTAATGGGGTTGAGCCAAAACTAAATGATCACGGGAAGGTAAATTTAATTAATTGTAAACACCCTCTATTATCAGGTCATGTTGTACCACTTCAGTTTCAAATTGGGAGCGATTATCGAAGCTTAATTATTACGGGGCCTAACGCTGGTGGAAAAACGATTGTGCTAAAGACAATTGGCCTTGTTACTTTGGCGGCGATGTCTGGCTTTCATATTGCTGCTTCAAAAGATACCGAAATTGCCGTATTTGACCGCATTTTTGTCGATATTGGTGACAATCAAAGCTTAGAAAATGCACTGAGTACGTTCTCTTCTCATATGAAGAACTTATCTGAAATTCTTCGAGCAGTAAACAATAATACGTTATTACTGTTTGATGAAATTGGCAGTGGGACAGAACCAAATGAAGGCGCGGCGTTAGCTATCTCGCTCTTAGAAGAGTTTTATAGTAAAGGATGTATTACGGTAGCCTCCACACATTATGGCGAAATAAAACGCTATTCCGAAATGCATAGTGATTTTATGAATGCGGCTATGCAATTTAACAATGAAACATTAGAACCATTATTTAAATTACTCATCGGGCAATCAGGAAACAGTAACGCGTTGTGGATTTCTAGAAAAATGAATGTACCAGAAAATGTTTTAAAACGAGCAGAAGAATATATGGAAAATAAAGAATACCGCTTAGAACGATTAAATGAAAGTAAAATTCGAAAACCGAAAATAATTGTTGAGAAAGTAGCGAATAGTATCGACTATCAAAAAGGGGACCGTGTCAAACTACTAGACCATGATGATTTTGGAATCGTGTTTAAAGAAAAAGATAAGTATCATAATGTTTCTGTGTTTTATCAAAATGAACTGATCGAGGTGAACGAAAAACGATTGGCACTCGAGTTCAAAGCGGAAGAATTATATCCAGAAGGTTATGATTTAGATACACTATTCGTTGATTTTAAAACAAGGAAATTAAATCATGATATCGAAAGAGGCTCGAAAAAAGCCCTTCGTAAAATTAATAAAGAAATACGGAATAATAAGTTGAAATAA
- a CDS encoding winged helix-turn-helix domain-containing protein gives MNRVWTKEQLFRQLWYMDDLDGDVFTVVVHVGRIRDKLKKGKLSELPIETIWESGYRFNY, from the coding sequence ATGAATCGTGTATGGACGAAAGAACAGCTTTTCCGCCAATTATGGTATATGGATGATTTGGATGGGGATGTTTTCACTGTCGTTGTGCATGTTGGGCGGATTCGTGACAAGTTAAAAAAGGGTAAACTATCAGAGTTACCGATTGAAACCATTTGGGAGAGCGGTTATCGCTTTAATTACTAA
- a CDS encoding ankyrin repeat domain-containing protein, translated as MKLFKGLMISFFLFIITGCNNEEELEMGNQAGKLIQAVEANNLEEVQDILKDPSYSINEMNEKDESPLLIATHKNYIEIAKALIDAGADVNQQDNIQDSPYLYAGAQGKTEILAYMLENTIPDHGVYNRYGGNALIPAAEKGHIDNVKLLLADGKMDIDHQNNFGYTALIEAVALTDGSKLYQQIVQELLAYNANKELRDNNGMTALDYAKERGYTEMIEQLES; from the coding sequence TTGAAATTATTTAAAGGGCTTATGATTAGCTTTTTCTTATTCATAATAACTGGCTGTAATAACGAGGAGGAATTGGAAATGGGAAACCAAGCAGGTAAATTGATTCAAGCTGTTGAAGCAAATAATCTTGAAGAAGTACAGGACATACTAAAAGATCCATCCTATTCAATTAATGAAATGAATGAAAAAGACGAATCACCATTGTTAATTGCAACGCATAAAAATTATATTGAAATTGCAAAAGCTTTAATCGATGCAGGGGCAGATGTTAACCAACAGGACAACATTCAAGATAGCCCTTATCTATATGCAGGCGCACAAGGTAAAACTGAGATTCTAGCTTATATGCTTGAAAATACAATACCGGATCATGGAGTGTACAATCGCTATGGTGGCAATGCACTAATTCCAGCTGCTGAAAAAGGACATATAGACAATGTTAAGTTGCTTTTAGCGGATGGAAAAATGGATATAGATCATCAAAATAATTTTGGTTATACCGCCTTAATTGAAGCAGTTGCATTAACGGATGGTTCAAAACTATATCAACAAATTGTACAGGAATTATTAGCTTACAATGCGAACAAAGAGCTTCGTGACAACAATGGTATGACGGCATTGGATTATGCTAAAGAAAGAGGCTATACAGAGATGATTGAGCAGTTGGAAAGTTAA
- a CDS encoding MurR/RpiR family transcriptional regulator, which produces MTIKERIEQHFYQLSKSQQKVATVVLNNPAFISTHAAAEIGQLANTSETTVIRFCYAVGLTGFAQLQKEITKFLVEDYASSTLGNYVSSKEELFKETALCEKVMRQSSAKIVKIAEQIDELLFKNTTKAMHDAKKIYIAGVGASGFGAQWLHYTLNMLRPNVELLLMETSTLIRKLQEIDDTSLVLIISLHRYYNDTLQLAEEVLSRGAKVIGITDSNVAPLHEVIDICFVLEQKELSTIDLMPALVTFMNSLIVGMMSHDVAYYNEQRLKFDDFQSSFIANRWR; this is translated from the coding sequence TTGACGATTAAAGAGCGTATTGAGCAACATTTTTATCAGTTATCAAAGTCTCAACAAAAAGTGGCTACTGTTGTTTTAAATAATCCAGCTTTTATTAGTACACACGCAGCGGCTGAGATTGGTCAATTGGCGAATACAAGTGAGACTACCGTTATTCGATTTTGTTATGCAGTGGGGCTGACAGGGTTTGCACAACTACAAAAAGAAATTACAAAGTTTTTAGTAGAGGATTATGCAAGTAGTACATTAGGAAATTACGTATCATCAAAAGAAGAGCTATTTAAAGAAACAGCGCTTTGTGAAAAGGTCATGCGTCAATCGAGTGCTAAAATTGTCAAAATTGCCGAACAAATAGATGAACTACTTTTTAAAAATACGACTAAAGCGATGCATGATGCGAAGAAAATATACATTGCAGGTGTGGGTGCTTCGGGGTTTGGTGCACAGTGGTTGCACTATACGCTAAACATGTTAAGACCAAATGTGGAATTGCTTTTGATGGAAACTAGCACCTTAATTCGGAAGTTACAAGAAATAGATGATACCTCACTTGTATTAATCATATCCTTGCATCGTTATTACAATGACACGTTGCAGTTAGCAGAGGAAGTATTATCAAGGGGAGCAAAAGTAATCGGGATAACCGATTCAAATGTTGCCCCTTTACATGAAGTGATCGATATATGCTTTGTTTTGGAACAAAAGGAGCTATCAACAATTGATTTAATGCCTGCGCTTGTGACGTTTATGAATTCTTTAATTGTTGGCATGATGTCACATGACGTAGCTTATTATAATGAACAGCGGTTAAAATTTGATGATTTCCAATCTAGTTTTATCGCAAATCGATGGAGATGA
- a CDS encoding amidohydrolase codes for MEERLQTRLQNEFNYLHTHPEISWQEVNTTKYIVELLRKEGLKPIEFSNMTGLYVDIGQGEPKVGFRTDMDALWQEIDGQFQANHSCGHDGHMTMAIGVVLLLKEMKLPGAVRIIFQPAEEKAAGAKAVLEQGVIDPLIYLFGSHVRPLVELADGHHAPALYHGAAKLITGTITGIEAHGARPEQGINAIEVAAALVDALKRIWISPTESASIKMTQIQSGGTSTNIIPGTATFSIDARAQTNETMDKLTTGFQNAVDAIALLYGASIKTTVSAHIVAAQVDKDAEEIMKQAITNTVGVTNCAPAIVTPGGEDFHFYTFAKPDLKATMLGLGCAVSPGLHHPQMTFNHKQLPIGAQIITNAIQLAYQQLEGSEQA; via the coding sequence ATGGAAGAGCGATTACAAACCCGTCTACAAAATGAATTTAACTATTTGCATACACATCCAGAAATTAGCTGGCAGGAAGTAAACACAACGAAATATATTGTGGAGTTATTACGAAAAGAAGGATTAAAACCAATAGAATTTTCAAATATGACAGGTTTATATGTGGATATTGGCCAAGGTGAGCCGAAAGTGGGCTTCCGAACAGATATGGATGCATTATGGCAAGAAATTGACGGACAGTTTCAAGCGAACCATTCGTGTGGACATGATGGACATATGACAATGGCGATTGGTGTTGTTTTATTATTAAAAGAAATGAAACTGCCAGGCGCTGTACGGATTATTTTCCAACCGGCAGAGGAAAAAGCAGCAGGAGCAAAGGCAGTGCTTGAGCAAGGTGTCATTGATCCGCTCATTTACCTATTCGGTTCACATGTTCGCCCGCTTGTAGAGTTAGCAGATGGACATCATGCCCCCGCACTTTATCATGGAGCAGCCAAGCTGATTACTGGCACAATTACGGGTATAGAAGCACATGGTGCAAGACCCGAGCAAGGAATTAATGCAATCGAAGTAGCTGCAGCACTGGTAGATGCATTAAAACGTATTTGGATTAGCCCAACGGAGTCCGCTTCCATAAAAATGACGCAAATTCAAAGCGGAGGGACATCGACAAATATTATTCCGGGCACAGCAACATTTAGTATAGATGCTAGAGCACAAACAAATGAAACGATGGACAAATTAACGACTGGCTTTCAAAATGCTGTCGATGCAATTGCTCTTTTGTACGGGGCTTCGATTAAGACGACGGTATCGGCACATATTGTCGCTGCACAAGTAGATAAAGATGCAGAAGAAATAATGAAGCAGGCAATTACGAATACAGTTGGAGTAACGAATTGTGCGCCAGCTATTGTGACGCCAGGTGGAGAGGACTTCCACTTTTATACGTTTGCGAAACCCGATTTGAAAGCGACGATGTTAGGACTTGGGTGCGCGGTATCGCCAGGATTGCATCATCCACAAATGACATTCAACCATAAACAGCTACCGATTGGGGCACAAATTATTACAAATGCGATACAACTGGCTTATCAGCAATTAGAAGGAAGCGAACAAGCATGA
- a CDS encoding GNAT family N-acetyltransferase has product MIIKELTTLQEMEQVQQLEQRVWGISPIPTHQTLTAVKNGGIVIGAFDGEKLVGFSYGFPALKNGQSYLCSHMLGIDEAYRSQRIGEQLKHAQRQIARTKGYSMMHWTFDPLETRNGYLNLSKLNGICDTYLENCYGEMQDGFNKGLPSDRFEVHWHLESDYVEQQQQPEIVNLQPIGQFSIDQNELPSLKLATLENLTNDSYSLPVPKDFQQLKQTSAECAMHWRMMTRKAFVALFSQGYVAIRIAIGEQWNDYIFVKKETLALGGNTYENY; this is encoded by the coding sequence ATGATTATTAAGGAATTAACAACATTACAAGAAATGGAGCAAGTTCAACAGCTAGAGCAGCGCGTCTGGGGCATAAGTCCAATTCCGACGCATCAAACGTTAACGGCTGTGAAAAATGGGGGCATTGTCATAGGTGCGTTTGATGGTGAAAAATTAGTTGGCTTTAGCTATGGTTTTCCAGCATTAAAAAATGGTCAAAGTTATCTTTGCTCACACATGTTAGGCATCGATGAAGCATATCGTTCACAGCGAATTGGAGAGCAACTGAAGCATGCACAACGCCAAATTGCACGAACAAAAGGTTACTCAATGATGCATTGGACATTTGATCCACTTGAAACACGCAACGGCTATTTAAACTTATCTAAGCTAAATGGTATTTGTGACACGTATTTAGAAAATTGCTACGGTGAAATGCAAGATGGCTTTAATAAAGGGCTTCCATCAGATCGCTTCGAGGTGCATTGGCATTTGGAATCAGATTACGTAGAACAGCAACAGCAGCCAGAAATTGTGAATTTACAACCAATAGGACAATTTTCTATCGATCAAAATGAGCTACCTTCTTTAAAACTAGCAACTTTAGAAAATTTAACGAATGATTCGTATTCACTACCTGTCCCGAAAGATTTCCAACAATTAAAGCAAACGAGCGCGGAATGTGCCATGCATTGGCGCATGATGACACGAAAAGCATTTGTAGCGCTCTTTTCGCAGGGCTATGTAGCTATTCGGATCGCAATTGGTGAGCAATGGAATGATTATATTTTTGTGAAAAAAGAAACATTAGCACTTGGAGGGAATACATATGAAAATTACTGA
- the menC gene encoding o-succinylbenzoate synthase, translating to MKITEITIRHLQMKLKAPFTTSFGTFSNRDFLVLEAKDESGTIGWGESVAFHSPWYNEETLKTNWHMLEDYLIPLILNKEINHPDEVSEIFEPIRKNNMAKSTIEGAIWDIYAQQTNQSLAAALGGKKDKIEVGISIGIQKSMDDLVALVDEYVKEGYKRIKVKIKPGWDIEVMRTLRETFPDVAIMADANSAYRLADMELLKQLDEFNLTMVEQPLASDDIIDHATLQKQMTTPICLDESIHSLEDARKAVEIGATKIINIKIGRVGGLTEAKKIHDYCETQGIPVWCGGMLESGIGRAHNVALTTLTNFILPGDTASSNRYWEKDIIEPEVVAEHGYITVPQQAGIGYQVNVETIESYTVEKKTYQ from the coding sequence ATGAAAATTACTGAAATCACAATTCGCCATTTACAAATGAAGCTAAAAGCACCGTTCACAACAAGTTTTGGCACATTTTCAAATAGAGATTTTTTAGTATTAGAAGCAAAAGACGAAAGCGGCACTATCGGCTGGGGGGAATCTGTTGCTTTCCATTCACCTTGGTACAATGAAGAAACGCTAAAAACGAACTGGCATATGTTAGAGGATTACTTAATCCCTCTTATTTTAAATAAGGAAATTAATCATCCAGATGAAGTAAGCGAGATTTTTGAACCAATTCGTAAAAATAATATGGCAAAATCGACAATCGAAGGCGCAATTTGGGATATCTATGCGCAGCAAACGAATCAATCACTTGCTGCTGCGCTTGGAGGCAAAAAAGATAAAATCGAAGTCGGTATTAGTATCGGAATTCAAAAATCAATGGATGATTTAGTCGCACTTGTCGATGAATATGTCAAAGAAGGTTATAAACGTATTAAAGTTAAGATCAAGCCAGGCTGGGATATTGAAGTAATGCGTACATTGCGCGAAACATTCCCAGACGTTGCGATAATGGCTGATGCCAACTCAGCGTATCGTTTAGCGGATATGGAGCTATTAAAACAATTGGATGAATTCAATTTAACGATGGTTGAGCAGCCGCTCGCATCGGATGACATTATCGATCATGCAACATTGCAAAAGCAAATGACGACGCCAATTTGCTTAGATGAAAGTATCCATTCTTTAGAGGATGCACGAAAAGCAGTTGAAATCGGGGCTACAAAAATTATAAATATTAAAATCGGACGTGTAGGTGGCTTAACGGAAGCGAAAAAGATTCATGATTACTGTGAAACGCAAGGTATTCCTGTATGGTGTGGCGGTATGTTGGAATCAGGCATTGGCCGAGCGCATAATGTAGCCTTAACAACCTTAACAAACTTTATCCTACCGGGGGATACAGCGAGCTCAAACCGTTACTGGGAAAAAGATATTATCGAACCGGAAGTTGTAGCAGAGCATGGTTATATTACAGTACCACAACAAGCTGGTATTGGTTATCAAGTGAATGTTGAAACAATAGAGTCATATACGGTTGAGAAAAAAACGTATCAATAA
- a CDS encoding YkvI family membrane protein, whose translation MKKSVQIGGAFVGIIVGAGFASGQEIMQYFTSFGLKGLIGAIIAMIVFAFLGMTLAQLGSDLQTTSHKGVIYYIGGRYIGLILDILITFFLFGVAVVMFAGAGSTFQQMFGINPMIGSVIMVVATIITLLLNVKNIINIIALITPYLMSIIFVILIYSLFTMDISILEANAMAQTQNSATSNWIVSALLYVSYNLAAGAALLIVMGGTVKDRKVAGMGGIFGGIMLGALIILINVAMFVKMDVVAGVDMPTLELANNIHPVVGVLMAIALLGMMYNTAVGMFYSFTVRFVAADDKKFKPTVVFVGLLGFFASLVGFTTLVGKVYSTMGYIGFALIITIVIAWFRKTKKIA comes from the coding sequence ATGAAGAAAAGTGTGCAAATAGGGGGCGCGTTTGTCGGGATTATTGTCGGTGCCGGCTTTGCTTCTGGACAAGAAATTATGCAGTATTTTACAAGTTTCGGGCTTAAAGGGTTGATTGGTGCGATTATTGCTATGATCGTCTTTGCCTTTTTAGGTATGACACTTGCACAGCTAGGTTCGGATTTACAAACAACGTCGCACAAAGGTGTAATCTATTACATAGGTGGACGTTATATTGGATTAATATTAGATATTTTAATTACGTTCTTCTTATTTGGTGTAGCCGTAGTTATGTTTGCTGGTGCAGGCTCTACATTCCAGCAAATGTTTGGAATTAATCCGATGATTGGTAGTGTCATTATGGTAGTAGCGACCATCATTACGCTATTATTAAATGTAAAAAATATAATTAATATAATCGCTTTAATTACGCCATACTTAATGTCAATCATTTTTGTAATATTAATCTATTCATTATTTACAATGGATATTTCTATATTAGAGGCAAATGCAATGGCACAAACACAAAATTCGGCAACGTCTAACTGGATTGTCAGTGCATTGCTTTATGTTTCGTATAACTTAGCAGCAGGTGCAGCGTTGTTGATTGTAATGGGCGGGACTGTAAAAGATCGTAAAGTAGCTGGTATGGGTGGTATCTTCGGAGGTATTATGCTAGGTGCATTAATCATTTTAATCAATGTAGCGATGTTTGTGAAAATGGATGTTGTCGCAGGAGTGGATATGCCTACACTTGAATTAGCAAATAACATTCATCCAGTAGTAGGCGTTTTAATGGCAATTGCACTTCTTGGAATGATGTACAATACCGCAGTTGGGATGTTTTATTCATTTACAGTGCGTTTTGTTGCAGCTGATGACAAAAAATTTAAACCTACTGTAGTATTTGTAGGATTACTTGGTTTTTTCGCTAGTTTAGTAGGTTTTACAACATTGGTTGGGAAAGTATATTCCACAATGGGCTATATAGGATTTGCATTAATTATTACAATCGTGATTGCATGGTTCCGTAAAACGAAAAAAATAGCCTAA
- a CDS encoding FAD-binding oxidoreductase → MKKVKLTGRIVTPEDPGYEQARTNNNLSIPKFPSKIVFCQKTKDVINALRWVQEKNESFRIRSGRHSYENFSLVTKGLIIDVSEMDKIVVNPKAMTAKIEAGANLGEVYQELWKHGMTIPAGTESSVGMVGLTLGGGIGMLSRPFGLTCDNLIEVEIVTANRHRGAELIRANKHNNHDLFWACRGGGGGNFGIVTSLTLKLHPIADVSLFSITWGWEDFEVAFDAWQRWAPFTDERLTSQIELKSKKVGEIVAQGIFVGSPSKLSKLLKPLRDTGSPTNFWIKKVPYIKAAKFFDLPSGNEPALRKRSGSFIERIFPRKAISEMKALLANAPNKNASIWQQSLRGAVGQVSSNSTAYYYRNALIAQEYLTIWKCPDEEKQNIRWIEQVRNTLSPYTAGDYVNFPDRYIKDWPTAYYGRNFRRLRDVKSKYDPRNVFQFLQSIPPNRKWI, encoded by the coding sequence TTGAAGAAGGTAAAGCTAACCGGAAGAATTGTTACCCCTGAGGATCCTGGTTATGAACAAGCGAGGACGAATAATAACTTAAGCATTCCAAAATTTCCGAGCAAAATTGTATTTTGTCAAAAGACGAAGGATGTCATTAATGCATTGCGATGGGTGCAAGAAAAGAATGAATCGTTTCGAATTAGAAGTGGGCGCCATAGCTATGAAAATTTCTCGTTAGTTACTAAGGGTCTGATTATTGATGTTAGTGAAATGGACAAAATTGTAGTGAATCCTAAAGCTATGACGGCTAAAATCGAAGCGGGTGCAAATCTAGGGGAAGTGTATCAAGAATTATGGAAACATGGCATGACGATTCCTGCGGGTACTGAAAGCAGTGTGGGAATGGTAGGTCTTACACTTGGTGGTGGAATTGGCATGTTGTCACGGCCGTTTGGACTGACATGTGATAATTTGATTGAAGTTGAAATTGTTACGGCAAATCGTCATAGAGGGGCCGAACTCATTAGAGCAAACAAACATAACAATCATGATTTGTTCTGGGCATGTCGCGGGGGTGGAGGCGGTAATTTTGGTATTGTCACTTCACTTACATTAAAGCTGCATCCGATTGCAGATGTGTCACTCTTCTCTATTACATGGGGGTGGGAGGATTTCGAAGTTGCCTTTGATGCATGGCAACGTTGGGCACCCTTTACAGATGAACGTCTCACGTCACAAATTGAATTAAAATCAAAAAAAGTGGGCGAAATTGTTGCGCAAGGCATCTTTGTAGGTTCGCCTTCGAAATTAAGTAAGCTCCTTAAACCTTTAAGGGATACCGGTTCCCCGACGAATTTTTGGATTAAGAAAGTGCCGTACATTAAAGCGGCTAAATTTTTTGACTTACCGAGCGGCAACGAACCTGCACTCCGGAAACGCTCTGGATCATTTATTGAAAGAATATTTCCACGGAAAGCCATCTCCGAAATGAAAGCGTTGTTAGCAAATGCACCAAATAAAAATGCATCCATTTGGCAACAATCGCTTAGGGGAGCGGTAGGGCAGGTCTCTTCAAATAGCACCGCATACTACTACCGAAATGCACTCATTGCTCAAGAGTACTTAACAATATGGAAATGCCCAGATGAAGAAAAGCAAAATATTCGTTGGATTGAACAAGTGAGAAATACATTATCGCCCTATACAGCAGGGGATTATGTGAATTTTCCAGATCGCTATATTAAAGATTGGCCAACAGCATATTATGGAAGGAATTTTAGAAGGTTGCGAGATGTAAAATCAAAATATGATCCGAGAAATGTATTTCAGTTTCTTCAAAGTATTCCACCGAATAGGAAATGGATTTAA
- a CDS encoding transposase, with translation MVRKKAVKVLHKKKKLDNIQRFTQKQNIGRSQLTAKEFRLLQRMTHSSKALRNVGLYTIKQSFLNENRMATTKEIDAAMKQDINYWGIQSNSVQAIRRTLLSETKSFFKALEAWKKDPSKFTGRPQFPNYSGATEKRIIEIYQVPKIDKDGYWSIPMNVAFRKRFGSIKIQMPKNLLQRKISYIDIVPKQNGWFFEVHYTYEVQAAQMKKQSTTTTNALSCDLGVDRFMSCATNVGDTFLINGKKLKSINQYFNKAISELQQRNIKNGISKRVVTNQLAKLWRKRNNQINGYISQAVGLLFKKIKALNIDTIIVGYNEGWKQNSNIGKKNNQHFVQIPFNKLISAIENKCLKEGIRFVKQEESYTSKASFLDKDELPVWSPHDKRKYVFSGKRVNRGQYQALSGECIHADVNGAFNILRKSDIVDLDEHLEVRNPFVLEVQKRKTVA, from the coding sequence ATGGTAAGGAAGAAAGCCGTTAAAGTGTTACACAAAAAGAAGAAACTCGACAACATTCAACGTTTCACGCAAAAACAAAACATCGGAAGGTCTCAATTGACAGCGAAAGAGTTTCGTTTGCTTCAGCGGATGACACACAGCTCTAAGGCATTGAGAAATGTTGGGTTATACACAATCAAGCAAAGCTTCTTAAATGAGAATCGAATGGCAACTACGAAGGAAATAGACGCTGCCATGAAGCAGGACATTAACTATTGGGGTATTCAATCGAACTCTGTGCAGGCGATTCGCAGAACATTACTAAGCGAGACCAAAAGTTTCTTCAAAGCACTCGAAGCATGGAAAAAAGACCCCAGCAAGTTTACGGGCCGACCGCAGTTTCCGAATTATTCAGGGGCTACGGAAAAACGGATCATCGAAATCTACCAAGTTCCGAAAATAGACAAAGATGGGTATTGGTCGATTCCGATGAATGTTGCATTTCGAAAACGTTTTGGCTCGATTAAGATTCAGATGCCTAAAAACTTATTACAAAGAAAAATCTCCTACATTGATATCGTACCGAAGCAAAACGGTTGGTTCTTTGAGGTGCATTACACGTATGAAGTGCAAGCAGCTCAAATGAAAAAGCAATCCACGACCACAACAAATGCATTAAGTTGCGATTTAGGTGTAGATCGATTCATGAGTTGTGCAACGAATGTTGGCGATACATTCCTAATTAATGGGAAGAAGTTGAAATCCATTAACCAATACTTCAACAAGGCGATTAGTGAGCTCCAACAACGAAATATCAAAAATGGGATTTCAAAGCGGGTTGTCACGAATCAATTGGCTAAACTATGGAGGAAGCGAAACAACCAGATAAACGGCTACATCTCTCAAGCAGTAGGCTTATTATTCAAGAAAATCAAAGCGTTGAACATTGATACAATTATTGTCGGGTATAACGAAGGGTGGAAGCAAAACAGCAACATCGGTAAAAAGAATAACCAACACTTCGTTCAGATTCCGTTCAACAAATTGATAAGTGCCATCGAAAATAAGTGCTTAAAGGAAGGCATCCGCTTTGTCAAACAGGAAGAAAGCTACACATCGAAGGCAAGCTTTCTGGATAAAGATGAACTCCCTGTCTGGTCCCCTCACGACAAGAGAAAGTATGTATTTAGCGGGAAGCGAGTGAATCGTGGGCAATACCAAGCGCTATCAGGAGAGTGTATTCATGCCGACGTCAATGGAGCATTCAATATTTTGAGGAAATCAGACATCGTGGACCTGGACGAGCATCTAGAAGTCAGAAATCCGTTCGTACTCGAAGTTCAAAAACGTAAAACCGTTGCTTAG